A window of the Amblyomma americanum isolate KBUSLIRL-KWMA unplaced genomic scaffold, ASM5285725v1 scaffold_428, whole genome shotgun sequence genome harbors these coding sequences:
- the LOC144112598 gene encoding uncharacterized protein LOC144112598, translated as MADQNVGVFPGEIPPDEKCPVNYSVPFISTSMRTHRDKPTGKQIHQCTHCGNIFKQRSHLVEHIRTHAGDRPYRCSYCDSAFVSRGSLVRHLRTHTGDRPYRCDHCGSTFSIKSNLDRHQRTHTGDRPYRCDHCGSTFSIKSNLDRHQRTHTGDRPYRCDHCGSTFVEKGHLVTHVRIHTGEKPFQCQLCPMAFAQKGSLVAHVRSHKGEKPFQCDLCSKAFSVKWKLKHHKETRH; from the coding sequence atggcagaccagAACGTTGGTGTGTTTCCTGGAGAAATTCCACCTGATGAAAAGTGCCCGGTCAACTACAGTGTGCCATTCATTAGTACAAGCATGcgtactcaccgggacaagcccacaggcaagcagattcaccagtgcacccactgcggcaacattTTCAAGCAGAGATCACACCTGGTGGAGCACATTCGCACCCAcgcaggcgaccgcccgtatcgTTGCAGTTACTGTGATAGCGCATTCGTTTCTAGGggcagcctggtcagacacctgcgtacccatacgggtgatcgtccataccgttgtgaccactgtggcagcacaTTTTCAATAAAGAGCAATttggacagacaccagcgcacgcatacgggtgatcgtccataccgttgtgaccactgtggcagcacaTTTTCAATAAAGAGCAATttggacagacaccagcgcacgcatacgggtgatcgtccataccgttgtgaccactgtggcagcacaTTTGTAGAAAAGGGCCACCTCGTAACAcacgtccgcatccacactggtgagaagccattccagtgtcagctgtgccccatggcctttgcacAAAAGGGATCCCTTGTGGCACATGTGCGGTCGCAtaagggtgaaaaaccattccagtgtgacttgtgctcaaaggcgttctcagttaagtggaagttaaaacaccacaaagagacaagacactGA